A part of Astatotilapia calliptera chromosome 15, fAstCal1.2, whole genome shotgun sequence genomic DNA contains:
- the LOC113037408 gene encoding LOW QUALITY PROTEIN: low choriolytic enzyme-like (The sequence of the model RefSeq protein was modified relative to this genomic sequence to represent the inferred CDS: inserted 1 base in 1 codon): MKGFETATCVCFIPRTAEGAYLTIEPRYGCSSLLGRIGEMQVVSLQRFGCVQHGITXELLHALGFYHEHTRSDRDQYIRVNWQNIIKDYYIDFYKKDSYNLNTKYDYSFVMHYGR, encoded by the exons ATGAAGGGCTTTGAAACAGCAACCTGTGTTTGTTTCATTCCACGCACAGCGGAGGGGGCATACCTAACCATTGAACCAAGATACGG ctGTTCCTCTTTGCTGGGTCGTATCGGAGAAATGCAGGTGGTGTCACTGCAGAGGTTTGGCTGCGTCCAGCATGGCATCA CAGAGTTGCTGCATGCACTTGGTTTCTACCATGAACACACTCGAAGCGACCGCGACCAGTACATCAGAGTCAACTggcaaaacatcataaaag ATTATTACATTGACTTCTATAAGAAGGACTCTTACAATCTCAACACTAAATATGATTACTCCTTTGTCATGCACTATGGAAGGTAA